A DNA window from Scylla paramamosain isolate STU-SP2022 chromosome 10, ASM3559412v1, whole genome shotgun sequence contains the following coding sequences:
- the LOC135104268 gene encoding uncharacterized protein LOC135104268, whose amino-acid sequence MPRFRPVFVAVALMVVMEVATKKLDGHTHQSAYGAAPEDIKDPTARSHQQPYAAAQNQLPLEPTLLPARPVAIKGPRETAVGHASRFPAQLGLYPLVGQRKVVDTQVRCLKTHMQVVFKFSAPFSGYIYPYNHFTECLLLQGRGVQEASMDLKHGTCGDEENRVIIRDRSYLDPVIEHRLMIQWERDIICEDDVSVIVRCDRPEDFNKTVEWNFETQHLRATLERSQHPGPKMWMEIQRGEGPTAPPLGNELVYIGDVLTLVFTLTDDVYWFDSNIVACFAVDGGEKKAQIEWDTSNNKEVTQQARVFSGEMTVIEEGCSIKPKIFSHFIKEKHTRPNGDLVTLHYAFFKAFRFPTSTKIILQCHVQVCYKTCPEPPPCDDVYHPRRSEESKRRRRREVEAAAQEGGHEVDQVNMYRSVDVVSAEESGEKRVSVAAQTEHAEDCCPHPTAGTTSTVMIVLLCVMLVMVLGLVFVILRDRHSKQGSLDVQK is encoded by the exons ATGCCTCGCTTTCGACCagtgtttgttgctgttgctctG atggtggtgatggaagtggcTACAAAGAAACTGGACGGGCATACCCACCAGTCTGCGTATGGGGCGGCTCCAGAGGACATCAAGGATCCCACGGCACGAAGCCATCAGCAGCCCTACGCCGCGGCACAGAACCAGCTCCCGTTAGAACCAACACTCTTGCCCGCTCGTCCTGTTGCTATTAAAG GCCCGAGGGAGACTGCCGTGGGCCATGCCTCGCGTTTTCCGGCGCAGTTGGGTCTCTATCCTCTGGTTGGGCAGCGTAAGGTGGTGGATACCCAGGTCAGGTGCCTTAAGACTCACATGCAGGTCGTTTTCAA ATTCTCCGCTCCGTTCTCGGGTTACATCTATCCGTATAATCACTTCACCGAATGCCTGCTCTTGCAAGGCCGGGGTGTCCAGGAAGCTTCCATGGATCTGAAGCACGGTACCTGCGGGGACGAGGAAAATCGGGTCATTATCAGAGATCGCTCCTACCTCGATCCCGTCATAGAG CACCGCCTTATGATCCAGTGGGAGAGGGACATCATTTGCGAGGACGACGTGAGCGTGATCGTCCGCTGCGACCGACCCGAGGACTTCAATAAGACAGTGGAATGGAACTTTGAAACTCAGCACTTAAGGGCTACACTGGAGCGCTCCCAACATCCTG GACCCAAAATGTGGATGGAAATCCAGAGGGGTGAGGGACCCACGGCCCCGCCGCTCGGCAACGAGTTGGTCTATATTGGTGACGTGCTCACTCTTGTTTTCACGTTAACTGATGACGTGTACTGGTTTGATTCCAATATCGTGGCCTGCTTTGCTGTGGACG GGGGCGAGAAGAAGGCTCAGATCGAGTGGGACACGAGCAACAACAAAGAAGTAACCCAACAAGCCCGAGTGTTCAGCGGCGAGATGACGGTGATAGAGGAGGGCTGCTCTATCAAGCCAAAGATCTTCTCTCACTTCattaaagagaaacacacacggCCCAATGGAGATCTGGTCACGCTCCATTACGCGtttttcaag GCTTTCAGATTCCCAACTTCCACCAAAATAATCCTGCAGTGCCACGTGCAGGTCTGCTACAAGACCTGCCCTGAGCCACCGCCCTGCGA CGATGTTTACCACCCGCGACGCAGCGAAGAGTCAAAGAGGCGGCGGCGACGTGAGGTAGAGGCTGCGGCGCAGGAAGGTGGTCACGAGGTGGACCAGGTGAACATGTATCGCTCAGTGGATGTGGTTTCCGCCGAGGAGAgcggagagaaaa GAGTGTCCGTGGCAGCCCAGACTGAGCATGCCGAGGACTGTTGCCCGCACCCCACTGCCGGCACTACCAGCACCGTGATGATCGTGCTGCTTTgcgtgatgctggtgatggtgctgggcCTGGTATTCGTCATTCTCAGAGACAGACATTCCAAGCAAGGCTCTCTAGATGTACAAAAATAA